A DNA window from Actinomadura luzonensis contains the following coding sequences:
- a CDS encoding AAA family ATPase — MDAVILEREAELAALAGAARDAAEGAGTVVLICGEAGIGKSSLVESIGGLLPAGTRLLAGYCDDLATPRVLGPFRDLIGSVGGQLSRALERGDRAEVLEGLRAEFGPAGRPAVLVVEDVHAADEASVDALRYLVRRLAGWPLALVLTYREEELDGGHPLRRLLGLIAGVERARRLRPAPLSVAAVRRLAAAAATRADPGEVHAVTGGNPYFVAEVLAAGDAAGLPPTIADAVLARVERLDAASLEVVRRLAVVPSPVPYWLVEALAPDGSTALARAERRGLITVTPGAVSFRHELARRAVVAAMPVAQQVAAHRGVLAALLARPEAEASRVVHHAAWQAGDTAAVLAYGPVAARRRSRPGRTARRRRTCGGCSACARRSIRGTRPTCGRPWRSRTTPSTPRPATRWRPSGGRSSCGAAGMRAPSGTPCGGCRASAGGQETPKPRTRRPGRPSPSRRRRARPGRWPRRSATRRICTR, encoded by the coding sequence ATGGACGCGGTCATCCTGGAGCGCGAGGCGGAGCTGGCGGCACTGGCCGGCGCCGCCAGGGACGCCGCCGAGGGTGCCGGCACCGTGGTCCTCATCTGCGGCGAGGCCGGGATCGGCAAGTCGAGCCTGGTCGAGTCCATCGGCGGGCTGCTGCCCGCGGGGACGCGGCTGCTGGCCGGCTACTGCGACGACCTGGCGACCCCGCGGGTGCTCGGCCCGTTCCGCGACCTGATCGGCAGCGTCGGCGGACAGTTGTCGCGGGCGCTGGAGCGGGGCGACCGGGCCGAGGTGCTGGAGGGCCTGCGGGCCGAGTTCGGCCCGGCCGGGCGGCCGGCGGTGCTGGTGGTGGAGGACGTGCACGCGGCCGACGAGGCGAGCGTGGACGCGCTGCGCTACCTGGTGCGCCGCCTCGCGGGCTGGCCGCTGGCGCTGGTGCTCACCTACCGCGAGGAGGAGCTGGACGGCGGCCATCCGCTGCGCCGGCTCCTCGGGCTGATCGCCGGGGTGGAGCGGGCGCGCCGGCTGCGCCCGGCCCCGCTCAGCGTGGCCGCGGTACGCCGTCTCGCCGCCGCCGCGGCCACGCGGGCCGATCCGGGCGAGGTGCACGCGGTCACCGGCGGCAACCCGTACTTCGTGGCCGAAGTGCTGGCCGCCGGGGACGCGGCCGGCCTGCCGCCGACGATCGCCGATGCCGTCCTGGCCCGGGTGGAGCGCCTGGACGCGGCCTCGCTGGAGGTGGTGCGACGGCTCGCCGTGGTGCCGTCGCCGGTGCCGTACTGGCTGGTGGAGGCGCTGGCGCCGGACGGCTCGACGGCGCTGGCCAGGGCCGAGCGGCGGGGCCTGATCACGGTCACGCCGGGCGCGGTCAGCTTCCGGCACGAGCTGGCCCGGCGCGCGGTGGTGGCGGCGATGCCGGTGGCCCAGCAGGTGGCGGCGCACCGCGGCGTGCTGGCCGCGCTGCTGGCGCGGCCGGAGGCCGAGGCGTCGCGGGTGGTGCACCACGCGGCCTGGCAGGCCGGCGACACCGCCGCCGTTCTCGCCTACGGACCGGTCGCGGCGCGGAGGCGATCGCGGCCGGGGCGCACCGCGAGGCGGCGGCGCACCTGCGGCGGGTGCTCGGCCTGCGCCCGGCGCTCGATCCGCGGGACGAGGCCGACCTGTGGCAGGCCCTGGCGATCGAGAACTACACCGTCGACGCCCCGCCCGGCGACACGCTGGCGGCCCAGCGGCGGGCGGTCGAGCTGCGGCGCGGCGGGGATGCGCGCGCCCTCGGGCACTCCCTGCGGTGGCTGTCGCGCATCTGCTGGTGGGCAGGAGACCCCGAAGCCGCGGACGCGGCGGCCGGGGCGGCCGTCACCGTCACGTCGCAGGCGGGCGAGGCCGGGCCGCTGGCCGCGGCGCTCGGCAACCAGGCGCATCTGCACGCGCTGA
- a CDS encoding RCC1 domain-containing protein, whose product MVVNDQTGHDARRSRGARGAGRRGGRWAGYAVTTVLAAVVTLLPAGGPAFADDPPGTVRGWGDNSSGQLGDGTTVNRLTPTSLPRPDGRPIDSMAAGAAHTLAVDDLFRVWAWGNNDAGALGDGTRTRRASPVLVAGLGNVFSVAAGAAHSLALDRDGAVWAWGSNGNGQLGDGTTQLRTRPVRVQGLPGPALQISAGDFHSLAVLNDGSLWAWGLNNHGQLGDGTITGRSLPVRVPLPDTASRALRVDGGSAHTVAILGDVGAWTWGDNRRGQLGDGTTVERRRPVRVPVPGRSVIDVSAGTSHTLALVEGRPNVAFAWGDNTFGQLGDGTTTPRTAPVRVGLVNPTDLEAGAFHNLAIEALSVTALRTWGLNDTGQLGDGTTVNRNVPVPVNLPVRVCRMAAGARHSFCPAFL is encoded by the coding sequence ATGGTTGTCAACGATCAGACCGGCCACGACGCCCGCCGGAGCCGGGGAGCCCGGGGGGCCGGCCGGCGCGGAGGACGCTGGGCCGGCTACGCGGTGACGACGGTCCTGGCGGCCGTCGTCACCCTGCTGCCGGCGGGCGGACCGGCCTTCGCCGACGATCCTCCGGGAACCGTCCGTGGCTGGGGTGACAACAGCTCAGGGCAGCTGGGAGACGGCACCACGGTCAACCGGTTGACGCCGACGTCCCTGCCGAGGCCGGACGGGAGGCCGATCGACTCGATGGCCGCGGGCGCCGCGCACACGCTGGCGGTCGATGACCTGTTCAGGGTGTGGGCCTGGGGGAACAACGACGCCGGCGCGCTCGGGGACGGCACCAGGACGAGGCGCGCCTCTCCGGTCCTGGTGGCCGGTCTCGGAAACGTGTTCAGCGTCGCGGCCGGCGCGGCGCACAGCCTCGCCCTGGACCGCGACGGCGCGGTGTGGGCGTGGGGCAGCAACGGCAACGGTCAGCTCGGCGACGGGACGACCCAGCTCCGGACCCGGCCGGTCCGGGTCCAGGGGCTGCCGGGGCCGGCGCTGCAGATCAGCGCCGGCGACTTCCACAGCCTGGCCGTGCTGAACGACGGCTCGTTGTGGGCCTGGGGGCTCAACAACCACGGCCAGCTCGGCGACGGCACGATCACCGGCCGGAGCCTGCCGGTGCGCGTGCCGCTGCCGGACACGGCGTCGCGGGCGCTGCGCGTGGACGGCGGCAGCGCCCACACCGTGGCGATCCTCGGCGACGTGGGCGCGTGGACCTGGGGCGACAACAGGCGGGGACAGCTCGGCGACGGCACCACCGTCGAACGGCGCCGTCCCGTCCGGGTGCCGGTGCCCGGCCGGTCCGTGATCGACGTCAGCGCCGGGACGAGCCACACCCTGGCTCTGGTGGAGGGCCGGCCGAACGTGGCGTTCGCCTGGGGGGACAACACCTTCGGCCAGCTCGGCGACGGCACCACGACGCCGCGCACGGCTCCGGTCCGGGTCGGCCTGGTCAACCCCACCGATCTGGAGGCCGGCGCCTTCCACAACCTGGCGATCGAGGCGCTCAGCGTCACCGCGCTGCGGACCTGGGGGCTCAACGACACGGGCCAGCTCGGCGACGGCACCACCGTCAACCGGAACGTGCCCGTGCCGGTCAACCTGCCCGTCCGCGTCTGCCGGATGGCCGCGGGGGCCCGCCACTCCTTCTGCCCG